In Stenotrophomonas sp. ESTM1D_MKCIP4_1, a single genomic region encodes these proteins:
- the ampR gene encoding LysR family transcriptional regulator AmpR produces the protein MLHPTLPLNALRAFEAAARHQNFTRAALELCVSQAALSHQIRGLEDRLGIRLFHRLPRGVALTDEGAALFPVLHESFERISASIARYTGGPAREVLTLGVVGTFATGWLLPRLAAFEAAHPDIELRLQTHNNRIDLAGEGLDLAIRFGDGDWQGQACTAILDAPFAPLCAPALARRLKQPRDLGTVPLLRSYRSDEWPRWLQAAGVSGVEARGPVFDSSLTVAMAAAGGAGVALLPLRMFEQELAEGRLLQPFATTLDLGRYWLTRLRSRAEREPARRFREWLQAQG, from the coding sequence ATGCTGCATCCCACTCTGCCGCTCAACGCCCTGCGTGCCTTCGAGGCCGCTGCCCGGCACCAGAACTTCACCCGCGCTGCGCTGGAGCTGTGCGTCAGCCAGGCCGCGCTCAGCCACCAGATCCGCGGGCTGGAAGACCGGCTGGGCATCCGCCTGTTCCACCGCCTGCCGCGTGGCGTGGCACTCACCGACGAGGGCGCCGCACTGTTCCCGGTGCTGCATGAATCCTTCGAGCGCATCTCGGCCAGCATCGCCCGCTACACCGGCGGGCCGGCGCGGGAAGTACTGACGCTGGGCGTAGTGGGGACGTTTGCAACCGGCTGGCTGCTGCCGCGCCTGGCGGCGTTCGAGGCCGCGCACCCGGATATCGAACTGCGCCTGCAGACCCACAACAACCGCATTGATCTGGCGGGCGAAGGGTTGGACCTGGCGATCCGCTTCGGCGATGGCGACTGGCAGGGCCAGGCCTGCACGGCGATCCTCGATGCGCCCTTCGCGCCGCTGTGCGCCCCCGCCCTGGCACGGCGCCTGAAGCAGCCGCGTGACCTGGGCACCGTGCCGCTGCTGCGGTCCTACCGCAGCGACGAATGGCCGCGCTGGCTGCAGGCAGCCGGGGTGAGCGGCGTGGAGGCGCGCGGGCCGGTGTTCGATTCGTCGTTGACCGTCGCGATGGCCGCGGCCGGCGGTGCGGGCGTGGCCCTGCTGCCGTTGCGCATGTTCGAGCAGGAACTGGCCGAAGGCCGCCTGCTGCAGCCCTTCGCAACCACGCTGGACCTGGGCCGCTATTGGCTCACCCGGCTGCGCTCACGCGCCGAGCGAGAGCCCGCCCGGCGCTTCCGCGAATGGCTGCAGGCGCAGGGATGA